A single window of Aspergillus puulaauensis MK2 DNA, chromosome 5, nearly complete sequence DNA harbors:
- a CDS encoding autophagy-related protein 27 (COG:S;~EggNog:ENOG410PKXN;~InterPro:IPR018939;~PFAM:PF09451;~SECRETED:SignalP(1-21);~TransMembrane:1 (n4-15c21/22o259-281i)) → MRVLSSALVSAASLLPGLVSAINFDCEHIKKDNYKYDLSPLGGVHELYHAEKVGGSILNTTYVLNVCNILGGAAIRDNLNCGRSRNICGFEYTYEDGNPTSSRTFPIVGFEPMGGGAKDAEITRLKTDDSELEGLRVKLTGGHYSNGEKKKKDAGAVIEFICDPALSGLEGLDGEEPKRLIRARAEDGDGDDKGDGDGEGDGEDDGPINNGTVPGRSLQFKSFGKADDDTYVLNLNWRTRYACDNYLEERGSSSSHWGFFTWLIVIFFLCAAAYIIFGSWLNYNRYGARGWDLLPHGDTIRDVPYLFQDWLRRVVNTFQGSGARGGYSAV, encoded by the exons ATGCGGGTACTCTCTTCTGCCCTCGTCTCCGcggcttctcttctccccggCCTCGTTTCGGCCATCAACTTTGATTGCGAACACATCAAAAAAGACAACTACAAATACGACCTGAGTCCGCTCGGCGGTGTCCACGAGCTCTATCATGCCGAGAAAGTCGGGGGATCCATCCTTAACACAACATACGTCTTGAACGTGTGCAATATTCTCGGGGGCGCAGCAATACGTGACAACTTGAATTGCGGCAGGTCACGGAATA TTTGCGGATTCGAATATACATATGAGGACGGCAATCCGACGAGTAGTCGCACATTCCCTATCGTTGGGTTTGAACCCATGGGCGGAGGCGCGAAGGACGCGGAGATCACGCGGCTAAAGACGGATGATTCAGAACTGGAGGGACTCCGTGTTAAGCTAACCGGCGGCCATTACTCGAATggtgaaaagaagaaaaaggatgCAGGTGCGGTTATCGAGTTTATCTGTGATCCTGCCCTGTCGGGGTTGGAGGGTCTCGATGGGGAGGAACCGAAACGTTTGATCCGCGCGCGAgcagaggatggagatggggacGACAAgggagatggcgatggtgagggcgatggtgaggatgatggtcCTATCAATAACGGAACGGTGCCAGGTCGCAGTCTGCAGTTCAAGAGCTTTGGGAAGGCCGATGATGACACTTACGTTCTGAACTTGAACTGGAGGACGCGCTACGCCTGTGACAATTACCTTGAAGAGCGTGGATCGAGCTCGAGTCACTGGGGTTTCTTCACCTGGTTGATTGTCAT tttcttcctctgcgCCGCGGCATACATCATCTTCGGGTCGTGGCTCAACTACAACCGTTATGGAGCCCGTGGCTGGGACCTTCTTCCGCACGGTGACACGATCCGGGACGTTCCCTATCTCTTCCAGGACTGGCTGCGGCGGGTAGTCAACACATTCCAGGGATCTGGAGCAAGGGGTGGATACAGCGCTGTATAA
- a CDS encoding putative choline transport protein (COG:E;~EggNog:ENOG410PJE6;~InterPro:IPR002293,IPR004840;~PFAM:PF13520,PF00324;~TransMembrane:12 (i39-58o78-98i119-143o163-183i195-215o235-256i277-300o328-349i379-399o405-424i445-468o474-495i);~go_component: GO:0016020 - membrane [Evidence IEA];~go_component: GO:0016021 - integral component of membrane [Evidence IEA];~go_function: GO:0022857 - transmembrane transporter activity [Evidence IEA];~go_process: GO:0006865 - amino acid transport [Evidence IEA];~go_process: GO:0055085 - transmembrane transport [Evidence IEA]) yields the protein MAAERTEEKGVVDSSTEEQRSSLELVNASGHRQELERNYSLLSICALAITTGNTWIAQGGSVATALYNGGPSGVIYEFIAVSVCYWMVAASIAELASGMPSAGGVYHWASITAGKYGRVCGFFAGWWNCLAWVLGGASVSAILGQQTVSMYALMHPGFEMQSWHVFISFIICTWLCCSIVLFLNRYLPQLNNLGGFFILAGVLITIIVCACMPHANGIPYATNEDIWRTWTNSTGYSSNGFVFVAGMLNGAYAVGTPDCSTHLAEEIPKPSKNIPKAVLAQMSIGFVTGLLYMIALFYAVNDIQAVLDSSFPLAEIYHQASGTRGGGLGLLIVTFLPTVINCAGCYITAGRTLWTLARDRATPFPNQVGRINSTMHNPFNATLICGAVITILACIYVGSTTAFNAFVGCFVQLSSLSYFTAIFPHILTRRSSFVRGYFWMGNFGYIINILSCIYIIAFVVIFCFPFSLPTDAASMNYASLMTGGLTIFVAINWFFRMGSYEGPKFVPLTDRALLNDAK from the exons ATGGCTGCTGAACGCACGGAGGAAAAGGGAGTTGTCGACTCATCGACCGAGGAGCAGCGCTCGTCGCTAGAACTGGTGAATGCCTCTGGCCACCGTCAGGAACTAGAGCGCAACTACAGTCTGCTGAGTATCTGTGCCCTCGCCATCACGACGGGAAACACATGGATTGCCCAAGGAGGAAGTGTGGCCACCGCCCTGTACAACGGAGGGCCGTCGGGTGTTATATATGAATTCATCGCCGTTTCGGTCTGCTACTGGATGGTGGCCGCCTCTATTGCTGAATTGGCCTCGGGGATGCCgtctgctggtggtg TCTACCACTGGGCTTCTATTACCGCCGGGAAGTATGGTCGTGTCTGCGGCTTTTTTGCAGGATGGTGGAATTGTTTGGCCTGGGTCCTCGGTGGCGCCTCTGTGTCCGCTATTCTGGGGCAACAGACCGTTTCCATGTATGCGCTGATGCACCCGGGATTTGAGATGCAGTCATGGCATGTCTTCATCAGCTTCATCATCTGCACGTGGCTATGCTGCTCTATTGTCCTGTTCTTGAACCGCTACCTTCCCCAGTTGAATAATCTCGGAGGGTTCTTCATCTTGGCCGGTGTGCTCATCACCATTATTGTCTGCGCTTGCATGCCCCATGCCAACGGCATCCCTTATGCCACGAACGAGGATATTTGGCGGACCTGGACAAACTCGACTGGGTACTCTAGCAATGGCTTCGTTTTTGTTGCCGGTATGCTTAACGGTGCCTACGCTGTTGGCACGCCCGACTGCTCGACCCATCTTGCGGAGGAGATCCCCAAGCCCAGCAAGAACATCCCCAAGGCTGTCTTGGCTCAGATGAGCATCGGCTTCGTCACCGGGCTGCTCTACATGATTGCGCTCTTCTACGCCGTCAACGACATCCAGGCTGTCTTGGACAGCTCGTTCCCGCTTGCTGAGATCTACCACCAGGCCAGTGGAACCAGGGGCGGCGGTCTTGGACTCCTGATTGTGACCTTCCTCCCCACCGTCATCAACTGCGCTGGCTGCTATATCACTGCTGGCCGAACCCTCTGGACACTTGCTCGTGACCGCGCCACTCCGTTCCCCAACCAGGTCGGCCGCATCAACTCTACGATGCACAACCCCTTCAATGCCACCCTCATCTGCGGCGCCGTGATCACCATCCTCGCCTGTATCTACGTTggctccaccaccgccttcAACGCCTTCGTCGGCTGCTTCGTGCAGCTCTCCTCTCTTTCCTACTTCACAGCTATCTTCCCCCACATCCTCACCCGCCGCTCCTCCTTCGTCCGCGGGTACTTCTGGATGGGCAACTTCGGatacatcatcaacatcctcagcTGCATCTACATCATCGCattcgtcgtcatcttctgcttccccttCTCTCTACCCACGGACGCTGCGTCCATGAACTACGCCAGCTTGATGACCGGCGGCTTgaccatcttcgtcgccatcAACTGGTTCTTCAGAATGGGTTCATACGAGGGCCCCAAGTTCGTGCCACTAACGGACCGGGCTCTTTTGAACGATGCAAAATAG
- the HSP98 gene encoding ATP-dependent Clp protease ATP-binding subunit (COG:O;~EggNog:ENOG410PGGQ;~InterPro:IPR028299,IPR003959,IPR003593,IPR004176, IPR027417,IPR041546,IPR019489,IPR018368,IPR036628, IPR001270;~PFAM:PF10431,PF00004,PF17871,PF07724,PF02861, PF00158,PF07728;~go_function: GO:0005524 - ATP binding [Evidence IEA];~go_function: GO:0016887 - ATPase activity [Evidence IEA]), whose protein sequence is MLVYYRFDHSHCSAGSVSRDRLSIVLEGGGTLECRHCAARSFGRRLEVSFISSRLLSLHCYALFLRIYNHPRVLDILNFSPRNHTISIVQFRPPTTLPFLGDFHLPPPYIIMNTDNYTDKANSAIQRSVDLVERHGNAELAPLHIAVALLDPSTEDEDEGPSVHPSHGGSNSPLFCQVVERAHGDIQLLTRALMKRLVRLTSQNPPPEKPTLSPACRKVLTNAAELSKTQKDSYVAVDHLIQAVCQDPQVQASLKDANIPDVKFIDTAIQEIRGTRRVDSKTADADSEAENLKKFTIDMTALAREGKIDPVIGREEEIRRVIRILSRRTKNNPVLIGEPGVGKTTIVEGLARRIVNADIPASLSQCKLLSLDVGSLVAGSKYRGEFEERLKGVLKEIEDSKETIVLFVDEIHLLMGAGASGDGGMDAANLLKPMLARGQLHCIGATTLGEYRKYIEKDAAFERRFQQVLVKEPSVGETISILRGLKEKYEIHHGSVQILDAAIVAAATLAARYLTARRLPDSAVDLIDEAAAAVRVARESEPEALDNLERKHRQLEIEIHALKREKDDASKARLQAAQQEAANVMEELRPMREKYDSEKKRNKAIQEAKTKLDTMKIKLDNAERSGNTEKAAELKYGGIPDLQLHIEALEKNKAKADEERRNRQGDAGEPLLADEVGPDQINEIVAKWTGIPVTRLKTTEKDKLLHMEKYLGKIVVGQKEAVGSVSNAIRLQRSGLSNPNSPPSFLFCGPSGTGKTLLTKALAEFLFDDARAMIRFDMSEYQERHSLSRMIGAPPGYVGHDAGGQLTESLRRRPFSILLFDEVEKAAKEVLTVLLQLMDDGRITDGQGRVVDARNCIVVMTSNLGAEYLARPTTKDGKIDPQTRELVMGALRNWFLPEFLNRISSTVIFNRLTKKEIRKIVDLRLDEVQNRLEQNSRNVTIQCTEEVKDYLGESGYSPAYGARPLGRIIEREVLNRLAVLILRGNIQDGETARVVMRDGRIDVLPNHEVAVDEDLDMTDEDDFDAVAEIEDNSGDMDLYD, encoded by the coding sequence ATGCTTGTTTACTACCGCTTTGACCACTCACATTGCTCTGCTGGCTCTGTGTCACGTGACCGGCTCTCGATTGTTCTGGAAGGCGGTGGAACCTTGGAGTGTCGTCATTGTGCTGCTCGAAGCTTTGGGCGCCGTCTTGAAGTATCCTTCATTTCCTCCaggcttctttctttgcatTGTTATGCTTTGTTCTTGCGTATATATAATCACCCTCGTGTACTCGACATTCTGAATTTCTCCCCTCGTAATCACACAATCTCCATTGTTCAATTTCGACCCCCAACtactcttcctttcctcggGGATTTCCATCTCCCCCCACCTTACATCATCATGAACACCGACAATTACACAGACAAGGCCAACAGCGCCATACAAAGATCtgttgatctcgtcgaaaGACACGGAAATGCAGAACTCGCTCCTCTTCATATCGCAGTTGCTCTCCTTGACCCTTCaacagaagatgaggatgaggggcCGTCAGTCCACCCCTCCCACGGGGGCTCGAACTCCCCGCTCTTCTGTCAAGTCGTCGAACGTGCACATGGCGATATTCAACTCCTTACCCGCGCGCTCATGAAACGACTCGTTAGGCTCACATCTCAAAATCCTCCCCCAGAGAAGCCCACCCTTTCTCCGGCCTGCCGAAAAGTCCTCACCAACGCTGCCGAATTGTCCAAGACACAAAAGGACAGCTATGTTGCTGTGGACCATTTGATCCAGGCTGTTTGCCAGGACCCACAAGTCCAGGCGTCTCTCAAAGACGCCAACATTCCGGATGTCAAGTTTATTGATACTGCCATTCAGGAGATTCGAGGAACAAGGCGGGTCGACTCGAAAACGGCAGACGCGGACAGCGAAGCCGAAAATCTCAAGAAATTCACAATTGATATGACAGCCCTAGCTCGAGAGGGAAAGATCGACCCGGTCATTGgtcgagaagaggagatcCGTCGTGTGATCCGTATTCTCAGTCgaagaacaaagaacaacCCTGTCCTCATCGGTGAGCCCGGTGTGGGTAAAACTACGATTGTCGAGGGATTAGCCCGTCGAATTGTCAATGCGGATATCCCAGCCAGTCTTTCCCAGTGCAAGCTCCTTTCACTCGATGTCGGCTCCCTTGTCGCCGGAAGCAAGTACCGTGGCGAGTTTGAAGAAAGACTGAAGGGTGTCCTCAAAGAGATTGAAGACTCCAAAGAAACGATTGTCTTGTTCGTGGATGAAATACATCTTCTCATGGGCGCAGGTGCAAGCGGTGACGGTGGTATGGATGCCGCCAACTTGCTTAAGCCCATGCTTGCTCGCGGACAACTCCACTGTATTGGCGCTACGACGCTTGGCGAATATCGCAAGTATATCGAGAAGGATGCCGCATTTGAACGACGATTTCAGCAGGTTCTTGTCAAGGAGCCTTCCGTGGGAGAAaccatctccattctccgtGGCTTGAAGGAAAAATATGAAATTCACCACGGCAGTGTTCAGATTCTAGATGCCGCGATCGTCGCCGCAGCTACTCTAGCTGCTCGGTATCTCACAGCTCGTCGGCTCCCTGACTCGGCCGTTGACCTTATTGACGAGGCTGCTGCCGCCGTCAGGGTCGCACGGGAGTCCGAACCAGAAGCTCTCGATAACCTCGAGCGCAAGCACCGGCAACTCGAAATCGAAATTCACGCTCTCAAGCGCGAAAAGGATGATGCTTCGAAAGCTCGCCTCCAGGCCGCCCAACAAGAGGCAGCCAATGTTATGGAGGAATTACGGCCGATGCGCGAGAAGTACGATAGCGAAAAGAAGCGCAACAAGGCCATTCAGGAAGCTAAAACAAAACTTGACACCATGAAGATCAAGCTAGATAATGCTGAACGAAGCGGCAACACCGAAAAAGCCGCCGAACTGAAGTATGGTGGTATTCCTGATCTCCAGCTGCATATCGAGGCGTTAGAGAAGAACAAGGCGAAGGCCGATGAAGAGCGACGCAACCGCCAaggcgatgctggagagCCTTTGCTAGCTGATGAAGTTGGGCCTGACCAGATCAATGAGATTGTCGCCAAATGGACGGGAATTCCCGTGACAAGACTGAAAACAACCGAAAAGGACAAGCTATTGCACATGGAGAAGTACCTAGGCAAAATTGTTGTGGGCCAGAAGGAGGCTGTGGGATCTGTCTCGAACGCCATCCGTCTCCAACGGTCGGGCCTCAGCAACCCCAATTCGCCTCCAAGCTTCTTGTTCTGTGGTCCGTCTGGTACAGGTAAAACACTGCTTACCAAAGCTTTGGCAGAGTTCCTTTTCGATGACGCCAGGGCCATGATTCGATTCGACATGTCCGAGTACCAGGAGCGACACTCACTAAGCCGCATGATTGGTGCACCTCCAGGTTATGTTGGACACGATGCAGGTGGCCAGCTGACCGAGTCTCTTCGGCGCCGGCCATTCTCTATCCTCCTGTTTGATGAAGTCGAAAAGGCAGCCAAGGAGGTCCTCACCGTGCTCCTCCAGCTTATGGACGATGGTCGCATAACCGACGGCCAGGGTAGAGTCGTCGATGCCCGCAACTGTATCGTGGTCATGACCTCCAACCTGGGCGCTGAATACCTCGCGCGCCCAACCACAAAGGATGGCAAGATTGACCCTCAGACGCGTGAACTAGTAATGGGTGCTCTCCGCAACTGGTTCCTTCCTGAGTTCCTCAACCGAATTTCTAGCACGGTCATCTTCAACCGTCTCACGAAGAAAGAAATCCGCAAGATTGTCGACCTCCGCCTTGACGAGGTGCAAAACCGTCTCGAGCAAAACAGCCGCAATGTCACAATTCAATGCACTGAAGAAGTCAAGGACTACCTCGGCGAATCTGGCTACTCGCCTGCGTACGGCGCTCGTCCATTAGGCCGCATCATCGAGCGCGAGgtcctcaaccgcctcgcAGTCCTCATCCTGCGCGGAAACATCCAAGACGGCGAAACCGCTCGGGTTGTCATGCGCGACGGCCGCATCGACGTTCTTCCCAACCACGAAGTTGCGGTCGATGAAGATCTGGACATGACtgacgaggacgacttcGATGCTGTGGCTGAGATCGAGGATAACAGCGGCGACATGGACCTGTATGATTAG
- a CDS encoding uncharacterized protein (COG:S;~EggNog:ENOG410PH3C;~InterPro:IPR027417) → MSQQKPIFVATHPRACSTAFERVFMTQRDTIQCIHEPFGDAFYYGPERLSDRYEADEQGRLESGFSDSTYRTILDRIEREGRENEGKRIFIKDILHYLLPPHAKPASVAPSLNRIKRGVGTETANPEPQAAVGINGTESSVANGHPADEVNGNSSGKKQDSAPYPYPTPAEPGNPTVMPKEILQSFHFAFLIRDPHYSVPSYYRCTIPPLDATTGFTYYDPAEAGYDEMRRFLEYLHREGLVGPHIATRETDADEILSNSKSGGGGAKHKPVSSPSANVGVEICVVDADEMLDSPAPMMEAFCRSVGIPYTEAMLNWDDESDHKHAKEAFEKWRGFHNDAIDSRGLTARSHPRAPKSEAQFDAEWREKYGEEGAALIRKTVDANMEDYLFLKQFAMKV, encoded by the exons ATGTCTCAGCAGAAACCTATCTTCGTTGCGACGCATCCCCGGGCTTGCTCGACAGCCTTTGAACGG GTCTTCATGACCCAGCGTGATACAATCCAATGTATCCATGAGCCTTTTGGCGACGCATTCTATTACGGTCCAGAGCGGCTCTCAGATCGGTATGAGGCCGACGAGCAAGGTCGTCTGGAAAGTGGATTCAGCGACTCAACGTATCGGACTATCCTCGATAGGATTGAGCGCGAGGGGCGGGAGAATGAG GGCAAGAGAATCTTCATCAAAGATATTCTCCACTATCTTCTCCCACCGCACGCCAAACCTGCCAGTGTTGCTCCCTCTCTCAACAGGATCAAGCGCGGCGTAGGCACCGAAACCGCCAACCCTGAGCCCCAAGCGGCCGTTGGCATCAACGGAACTGAATCCTCCGTAGCCAACGGCCACCCCGCCGATGAGGTAAATGGCAACAGTAGTGGAAAGAAGCAGGACAGTGCTCCCTACCCCTACCCTACaccagcagagccaggcAATCCCACGGTGATGCCGAAGGAAATCCTGCAAAGCTTCCACTTTGCCTTCCTCATCCGCGACCCGCACTACAGCGTGCCCTCGTACTACCGCTGCACGATCCCGCCGCTAGACGCCACCACAGGATTCACCTACTACGACCCCGCAGAGGCCGGGTACGACGAGATGCGCCGGTTCCTCGAGTACCTGCACCGCGAGGGCCTGGTGGGGCCTCACATTGCCACGCGCGAGACGGACGCCGACGAGATCCTTTCCAACTCAAagagcggcggcggcggcgcaaaGCATAAGCCTGTATCGAGCCCGAGCGCAAATGTCGGTGTGGAGATTTGCGTCGTCGATGCGGACGAGATGCTTGATAGCCCGGCTCCCATGATGGAGGCATTCTGCCGCAGCGTCGGCATCCCGTATACCGAGGCGATGCTCAATTGGGATGATGAGAGCGACCATAAGCATGCGAAAGAGGCATTTGAGAAGTGGAGGGGGTTCCACAACGATGCGATTGATTCAAGGGGATTGACTGCTAGGTCGCAC CCCCGCGCGCCCAAGTCAGAAGCACAGTTCGACGCCGAGTGGCGCGAAAAGtacggcgaggaaggcgcCGCCCTGATCCGGAAGACCGTCGACGCAAACATGGAGGACTACCTATTCCTCAAGCAGTTTGCCATGAAGGTATAG
- a CDS encoding uncharacterized protein (COG:S;~EggNog:ENOG410PMVQ;~TransMembrane:7 (o23-42i54-74o104-127i139-161o181-206i218-236o256-275i)): MLHQDRMSSLGPEYGRSFARETWTLYAVGMLGVVLRFTARIRRLGIRNLQSDDYVMVFAVIWYTILCVALNSVASGGGSNLMTDEDIANLTPEIYDERVTGSKWVFVSEHAFVLAIWAMKACMLIIYSRITEGLPQRKWVNYLAVYVALGFVAVELSLFLICRPLSNYWAVPTPNSQCSTFQYYEIVQGCIAITGDIAMLLIGLPLLMQVRIPLKQKLILLVIFGMGIFVIVAAILTKVYCLVPSLISYVYMNWYFRETTVAILVTNLPLIWSLLRDVFPALKSWTGGSKRGTSNRYRSGAWISNHPSGYKQYGPNSHLRSGDHHYPMSNYDRSVVVTPQKDATDISLHRTDTQDPSDDGSERALQIRQDVTIEVTRESRPPDYYNNQPQP, translated from the exons AT GTTACACCAAGACAGAATGTCGAGCCTGGGCCCCGAGTATGGCCGGAGCTTTGCTCGAGAAACATGGACCCTCTACGCTGTTGGAATGCTCGGTGTTGTGCTGCGATT CACCGCACGTATACGGCGTCTCGGCATCAGAAACCTTCAATCGGACGACTATGTGATGGTGTTTGCGGTCATCTGGTACACCATTCTATGCGTCGCTCTCAATTCGGTTGCTTCAGGCGGAGGATCGAATCTTATGACTGATGAGGACATTGCGAACCTGACACCTGAGATATACGACGAGAGAGTCACGGGGAGTAAATGGGTCTTTGTCTCAGAGCATGCCTTTGTCCTCGCTATCTGGGCAATGAAGGCATGCATGCTGATCATCTATTCTCGCATCAC AGAGGGGTTACCTCAGAGGAAATGGGTCAACTACCTAGCCGTCTACGTTGCCTTGGGATTTGTCGCAGTCGAACTGTCCCTGTTCCTCATCTGCAGACCTTTATCGAACTACTGGGCAGTGCCTACTCCGAACT CCCAATGCTCAACCTTCCAATACTACGAAATCGTTCAAGGATGCATAGCAATCACGGGTGACATTGCCATGCTTCTGATCGGGCTCCCACTGCTAATGCAAGTCCGTATCCCTCTAAAGCAGAAGCTGATCCTCCTGGTCATCTTCGGAATGGGAatcttcgtcatcgtcgccgccatcctCACAAAGGTCTACTGCCTGGTCCCGTCCCTGATCTCATACGTCTACATGAACTGGTACTTCCGAGAAACAACCGTGGCTATCCTCGTCACCAACCTCCCCCTCATCTGGTCCCTCCTCCGCGACGTCTTCCCCGCCCTCAAGAGCTGGACCGGCGGTTCGAAACGAGGCACCTCCAACCGCTACCGGTCAGGCGCCTGGATCAGCAACCACCCCTCTGGCTACAAGCAGTACGGACCTAATAGCCACCTTCGATCAGGAGATCATCACTATCCAATGAGTAACTACGATCGGAGCGTCGTCGTTACGCCCCAGAAAGATGCAACGGACATTAGCCTCCATCGGACAGACACCCAGGATCCGAGCGATGATGGCTCCGAACGAGCCCTGCAGATTCGACAAGATGTGACGATCGAAGTTACGCGCGAGTCTCGGCCGCCAGACTACTACAACAATCAGCCGCAACCTTAA
- a CDS encoding tubulin-binding prefolding complex subunit GIM3 (COG:O;~EggNog:ENOG410PPVD;~InterPro:IPR009053,IPR016661,IPR002777;~PFAM:PF01920;~go_component: GO:0016272 - prefoldin complex [Evidence IEA];~go_function: GO:0051082 - unfolded protein binding [Evidence IEA];~go_process: GO:0006457 - protein folding [Evidence IEA]), with product MMRQHMLSKEDEATIGSSEDTEVRREDQEKINRFSRLHQRETVLNENMKGKQKDKEDLEEISTELELADEDELVPYKIGDAFVHLPLEEAQGLLSSSTEQIDSEVAKLEETLGDLRDEMQQLKVALYARFGRSINLET from the exons ATGATGCGCCAACACATG CTCTCAAAAGAAGACGAGGCCACAATCGGCAGCTCAGAAGACACCGAAGTCCGCCGCGAGGACCAAGAAAAGATCAACCGCTTCAGTCGCCTTCACCAGCGCGAGACGGTTCTCAATGAGAACATGAAGGGGAAGCAG AAAGATAAAGAGGATCTAGAGGAAATCTCAACGGAGCTAGAACTtgccgacgaagacgaacTAGTCCC ATACAAAATCGGAGACGCATTCGTCCATCTCCCGCTAGAAGAAGCGCAGggccttctttcctcttcaacGGAGCAGATTGACTCTGAAGTCGCCAAGTTGGAGGAGACGCTAGGTGATCTGCGGGATGAGATGCAACAGTTGAAGGTCGCCCTGTATGCGCGGTTCGGGCGGAGTATCAATCTGGAGACCTAA